GTGCTGACATCATCCAACGAACCGAAAGACCGTGCAGCTGCGTTTGAGTTTGAGGTTGACGATTACATCGTCAAACCTCATTCATTTGATGAATTTACACGCGCTGTAGCCACCATCCTTGCACTCTGGGAGTAAACAGGCGACTGTTTTTCGCGGCAGATAGAAAACACACCATATTTTGGGACTCAGCAAGTGTAAACGCTAAATAATGCTATTATTCGGCTATGGGGCAGACAGGTTGGCGCACTCCTTAAACAGGCATCCGATCAAAGGCTTGATGCTGTCATCAACCATTCCTCTCATAAGCATATCTCACTGATCGAGCAATGGTTTTTTTGGGAATGCGCTAACTTCAATCCGGCTTTGTATCCATTTTTTATCAGTATTTTATAATTGCTTTTTGTAAAGAATACGCAGAGAAGACAAACCGACAATAATCAAGGATGTATCATGATCAGACAATCCACAGCAGAATGGGGCTGTCCCATATATTCGCCATATATCCGACCATATTTAAAGCAAAACAATGGATATCGGAAAATCTGCTCCCAGACAAATATCCTCTCTAGTCATCCAGGCCTGATAAGCCTGGAAAAGGATTTTAATTCCCGCCGCATATGATCAATACCAAGCTTATCCCAATTGTTGTCGGTCTTATATTAAGCACCACTGCTCAGGCTATGCGTGATCAGCAATTAGACCATTTCCTCTCCTTAAGTTTGGAACAGCTGATGGAATTGGAGATAACAATCTCAACCGATACCAAGCAAACCGTTTCGCAGGCACCCGCTGCAGTATCCGTTATCACTGTGGAAGACATCGAGGCAACTGGCGCCACCAACCTTGTGGAGATCCTGGAGAGCGTCCCTGGTATACATGTGAGAGCCAGTCAGTTTGCATTCAGGCCATTGATACAATTTCGCGGTACCAACGCCAATCAGACCTTGCTGATGATCAATGGCACTTCGATGCGGGACCTGATGTGGGGATTCGGTATTTTCTGGAAAGGCATACCGAGCAGTATCATCGACAGAGTGGAAATAATACGTGGCCCCGGGTCTGCCCTATTCGGCGCTGATGCCTCTGCAGGCGTTATTAATGTCATAACGAAAACCGCAGGAAAGATAAACCACAATGAAATGGGCCTGAGGAGCGGTAGTTTCAATTCCAACACCGGGTGGTTGCAATATGGAAGCAGCTGGTACGGATTTGACATCGGTCTCACCATCAACCTGGCCACTACCGATGGACACGACCCGTTTGTTGCGGCAGATGGCCAGACACAACAGGATGCTGCACTGGGCAGTATGGTCTCCCTTGCACCGGACAATGCCCAATTCGGCTGGAAGAATCAGGATATCAGACTCTCAGTCGCGAAAGACGATTGGCAATTGCGTGTAGACTACATGAAGCATAGCGACCTGAAGATTGGTCTGACAGGGGCAGGTGTTCTGGATCCTCTGACAACAGCGGAAGACAGCCGATTCAACCTCGATCTGCTCTATAACGATCCTGATTTCAGCAACGACTGGGGAATTGATGCGGAATTGCGATACCAGGACCTGGATTACACCTCAGGCGATGGTTTTCAGGAACGTCCGCCCGGTGCATTCAACGGCGATTACCCGCAAGGGGTTATCAATCGAATGCAATCAGCTGAGCGCAGGCTCAGTTTCGAGGCCAGCGGTCTCTTCACAGGGGTCGATAAACATGCGCTACGACTTGGTCTGGGCTATACCTGGCAAGACCTCTATTTGGTCAAGCAACTGATAAATATGGGAATTGGGCCAGATGGCAATCCACTGCCGCCAGGCAGTCCGCTTGTCGATGTCTCAAACACACCGTATGCTTTCGCCCCTGAAAAGACACGCTCGATTCGGTATCTGTTTCTACAGGATGTTTGGTCATTCAGTGACAACTGGCAATTAACCGCAGGTGTCAGATATGACGACTACTCCGATTTCGGCGATACACTGAATCCTCGACTGGCTCTTGTATGGCAGGTTTCAGATAGGTTCACTACGAAATTGCTTTATGGAAGGGCATTTCGCCCGCCATCCTTTCAGGAGTTGTTCGCTGAAACATCATTCTCAAGACCGAATCCCGACCTGGATCCGGAACGATCTGAAACAGTTGAGCTGATCCTGTCCTACATTCCAAATAACGATCTCAATATCGGGATGAATCTCTATAATCTGCGGCAGTCCGATTTCATCCGCGCCACAACCTTGCCCGGAGAGAGTGGCCGGCGATTCCAAAACACCGGTAATCACACAATTCAAGGTATTGAACTGGAGGCGAAATGGCAAGCTGCAAAGACTCTGAGATTCTCAGCAAACTATTCAATACGCAATCCTGACAATAACCTATTTC
This sequence is a window from Candidatus Thiodiazotropha sp. LNASS1. Protein-coding genes within it:
- a CDS encoding TonB-dependent receptor plug domain-containing protein — encoded protein: MELEITISTDTKQTVSQAPAAVSVITVEDIEATGATNLVEILESVPGIHVRASQFAFRPLIQFRGTNANQTLLMINGTSMRDLMWGFGIFWKGIPSSIIDRVEIIRGPGSALFGADASAGVINVITKTAGKINHNEMGLRSGSFNSNTGWLQYGSSWYGFDIGLTINLATTDGHDPFVAADGQTQQDAALGSMVSLAPDNAQFGWKNQDIRLSVAKDDWQLRVDYMKHSDLKIGLTGAGVLDPLTTAEDSRFNLDLLYNDPDFSNDWGIDAELRYQDLDYTSGDGFQERPPGAFNGDYPQGVINRMQSAERRLSFEASGLFTGVDKHALRLGLGYTWQDLYLVKQLINMGIGPDGNPLPPGSPLVDVSNTPYAFAPEKTRSIRYLFLQDVWSFSDNWQLTAGVRYDDYSDFGDTLNPRLALVWQVSDRFTTKLLYGRAFRPPSFQELFAETSFSRPNPDLDPERSETVELILSYIPNNDLNIGMNLYNLRQSDFIRATTLPGESGRRFQNTGNHTIQGIELEAKWQAAKTLRFSANYSIRNPDNNLFRAIDEPKQDAYARVDWNFRPDWNLNMQTNWIGERERRSNDPRSSLDDYTLTDTTLRYTGLNAWEFAFSIRNLFDEDAREYTAPSVTDDLILPERSLYAEIKYKLHSGRYE